One window from the genome of Sebastes umbrosus isolate fSebUmb1 chromosome 12, fSebUmb1.pri, whole genome shotgun sequence encodes:
- the fzr1b gene encoding fizzy-related protein homolog codes for MDQEYERRLLRQINHQNLPAEAQLAKCVSATCSPVSVKSGDRFIPTRAGSNWSINFHYANENCRSPNQNHKAKDATSDSSKDAVAYAALLRNELLGAGIETVPDPHTDDRRHAVLSQDSHSLFRYTVHTKRVPFDSDNEVSPYSLSPLSNKSHKLLRSPRKPARKISKIPFKVLDAPELQDDFYLNLVDWSAGNLLSVGLGACVYLWSACTSQVTRLCDLSVDGDSVTSVCWNERGSLVAVGTHKGYVQIWDAAGGRKLTSLEGHSARVGALAWNGEQLSSGSRDRVILQRDVRTPPTAERRLQGHRQEVCGLKWSPDHQHLASGGNDNKLLVWNSSSLLPVQQYSDHLAAVKAIAWSPHQHGLLASGGGTADRCLRFWNTLTGQALQSTDTGSQVCNLAWSKHANELVSTHGYSQNQILVWKYPSLTQVAKLTGHSYRVLYLAVSPDGEAIVTGAGDETLRFWNVFSKTRCTKESKSVLNLFTRIR; via the exons ATGGACCAGGAGTACGAGAGACGGCTGCTGAGGCAAATCAACCACCAGAACCTGCCTGCAGAGGCCCAACTGGCTAAG TGTGTGAGCGCTACCTGCAGTCCTGTCAGTGTGAAATCAGGGGATCGCTTCATTCCCACGCGCGCTGGAAGCAACTGGAGCATCAACTTCCACTATGCCAAT GAGAACTGCCGCTCCCCAAATCAGAACCATAAAGCAAAGGATGCCACTTCAGACTCGAGCAAAG ATGCTGTGGCGTATGCGGCCCTGCTAAGGAATGAGTTGTTGGGGGCGGGGATAGAGACGGTGCCAGACCCTCACACAGACGACCGGCGGCACGCCGTCCTCTCTCAAGACTCTCACAGCCTTTTTAGG TACACTGTCCACACTAAGAGAGTGCCTTTCGATAGCGATAATGAAGTCTCACCCTACTCCCTTTCTCCGCTTAGTAACAAGAG TCACAAGCTGCTCCGCTCCCCTCGCAAACCAGCCCGTAAGATCTCCAAGATCCCCTTCAAGGTGCTGGatgctccggagctgcaggacGACTTCTACCTCAACCTGGTAGACTGGTCGGCGGGCAACTTGCTCAGCGTCGGCCTGGGAGCCTGCGTCTACCTGTGGAGTGCCTGTACCAGCCAG GTGACAAGGTTATGTGACCTCTCTGTGGACGGAGACTCTGTTACGTCTGTTTGTTGGAATGAGAGG GGGAGTCTTGTTGCCGTCGGAACTCACAAGGGCTACGTTCAGATCTGGGACGCAGCAGGAGGGAGGAAGCTGACCAGCCTGGAGGGTCACTCAGCACGTGTAG GTGCCCTGGCGTGGAACGGAGAGCAGCTGTCGTCGGGGAGTCGGGACAGAGTGATCTTACAGCGGGACGTCAGGACCCCTCCTACGGCTGAGAGGAGGCTGCAAGGTCACAGGCAAGAAGTGTGTGGTCTCAAGTGGTCTCCCGACCACCAGCACCTCGCGTCCGGAGGCAACGACAACAAG CTGCTGGTGTGGAACAGCTCCAGCCTCCTCCCCGTGCAGCAGTACAGCGACCACCTGGCAGCGGTGAAGGCCATCGCCTGGTCCCCCCACCAACACGGGTTGTTGGCGTCGGGGGGCGGCACCGCCGACCGATGCCTGCGCTTCTGGAACACGCTGACGGGTCAGGCGCTGCAGAGCACAGACACCGGCTCCCAGGTCTGCAACCTGGCGTGGTCCAAACACGCCAACGAGCTg gTGAGCACTCACGGCTACTCTCAGAACCAGATCCTGGTGTGGAAGTATCCGTCGCTAACGCAGGTGGCCAAGCTGACAGGACACTCCTACAGAGTGCTCTACCTG gCTGTGTCACCAGACGGGGAGGCCATCGTTACAGGAGCCGGGGATGAGACACTACGTTTCTGGAACGTCTTCAGTAAGACGCGCTGCACAAAG GAATCAAAGTCAGTGCTGAACCTCTTCACGAGAATACGATAG